A stretch of the Polyangiaceae bacterium genome encodes the following:
- a CDS encoding aminotransferase class I/II-fold pyridoxal phosphate-dependent enzyme, with the protein MSPSSPSLSDFFGSQSDDLFEKCRRLNDFVGMAKAAGIYDSQYRVTLDGPLDHRIRVENPFTGVTQEMICFDSNSYLGLHLHPRVVAAVERALRRVGYGTPSAQLLGGTNRYLRELEETVADFHGRKAAIIFPSGYAANVGTLTALLRPEDLFVCDRFAHASIQDGCRYSGARFGGAFAHADLDDAERLLLRDAPAARGKLIVTDSVYSMHGELAPLPALRALADRHGARLMLDEAHSVGVLGATGRGIEEHFDMPGSIDVLMGTFSKAPGSLGGYVCGGEDLIEYLRFFARAGMFTASLPAATCAGICEALRVMQEEPEHRLRLVQNAKQLWDGLQSAGLSVPASPSPIVPVAVGEDHVLWTVARELFDAGIKVGSVSHPAVPRGESILRLTVNARHTDADIERTVEVLRHVGSRHGLLSERERDQAA; encoded by the coding sequence GTGAGCCCCTCGTCCCCGTCACTCTCCGACTTCTTCGGCAGTCAGTCGGATGACCTGTTCGAGAAGTGCCGCCGGCTGAACGACTTCGTCGGTATGGCGAAGGCCGCGGGCATCTACGACTCTCAGTACCGCGTGACCCTGGACGGCCCGCTGGACCACCGGATCCGCGTCGAGAACCCGTTCACCGGTGTCACCCAGGAGATGATCTGCTTCGACTCCAACAGCTACCTCGGGTTGCACCTGCACCCGCGGGTCGTCGCGGCCGTCGAGCGTGCGCTCCGCCGCGTGGGCTACGGAACACCCAGCGCACAGCTCCTCGGCGGGACGAACCGGTACCTGCGCGAGCTCGAGGAGACCGTCGCCGACTTCCACGGGCGCAAGGCAGCCATCATCTTCCCCTCCGGCTACGCCGCGAACGTCGGCACGCTGACCGCGTTGCTGCGACCGGAAGACCTGTTCGTGTGCGACCGCTTCGCCCACGCCAGCATCCAGGACGGCTGCCGCTACTCCGGCGCGCGCTTCGGCGGAGCGTTCGCTCACGCCGACCTGGACGACGCCGAGCGCTTGCTGCTGCGCGACGCGCCTGCGGCCCGCGGCAAGCTCATCGTCACGGACAGCGTCTACAGCATGCACGGCGAGCTCGCGCCACTGCCGGCGCTGCGTGCGCTGGCCGATCGTCATGGTGCGCGACTCATGCTCGACGAGGCGCACTCGGTGGGCGTCCTGGGCGCGACGGGGCGCGGCATCGAGGAGCACTTCGACATGCCGGGCAGCATCGACGTGTTGATGGGCACCTTCAGCAAGGCACCCGGCTCTCTCGGCGGCTACGTCTGCGGCGGCGAAGACCTGATCGAGTACCTGCGCTTCTTCGCGCGCGCGGGGATGTTCACGGCGTCGCTACCAGCGGCGACCTGCGCGGGCATCTGCGAGGCGCTGCGCGTCATGCAGGAGGAGCCCGAACATCGGCTGCGCCTCGTACAGAACGCGAAGCAGCTCTGGGATGGATTGCAGAGCGCGGGCCTCTCGGTGCCTGCCAGCCCGTCGCCCATCGTCCCCGTCGCGGTCGGTGAGGATCACGTGCTGTGGACCGTCGCGCGAGAGCTGTTCGATGCCGGGATCAAGGTCGGCAGCGTGAGTCATCCGGCCGTTCCCCGCGGCGAGAGCATCCTGCGCCTGACTGTGAACGCGCGCCACACCGACGCCGACATCGAGCGCACCGTGGAGGTCCTGCGGCACGTGGGCTCCCGCCACGGGCTGCTCTCCGAGCGAGAGAGAGACCAGGCCGCATGA
- a CDS encoding UbiA family prenyltransferase, whose translation MTQPSSANALPRPGFWRAYWVTLRPYLFFVSGAAGLAGLAVPERTAHATLVAAFAAFFCSYGLGQALTDVFQVDTDSLSSPYRPLVRGEVSRPQVFLVSLGGLTLCAATFWFINAETALLSVAGVLGLATYTPLKRRWWGGPAWNSWIVALLPLLGFLCGAQTLRSMPADPFLPWLVGSVFCSYAVFVLLGYLKDVSADRATGYETLPVRFGRRATVAVSAVFAAAALAFTSLLSLRVFEQRPPTPLATLLGAGLVCLALVWLVLAHLRMACTDRDDQAHPAIACSVRAFVALHAGEAAWLRPELALLGVFLVVGLELALAARPCESQI comes from the coding sequence ATGACGCAGCCGTCGAGCGCGAACGCGCTGCCCCGCCCCGGATTCTGGCGCGCGTACTGGGTCACCCTGCGTCCGTACCTGTTCTTCGTGTCGGGCGCCGCAGGGCTCGCGGGGCTCGCGGTGCCCGAGCGGACCGCCCACGCCACACTCGTGGCCGCCTTCGCCGCCTTCTTCTGCTCCTACGGTCTGGGCCAGGCGTTGACGGACGTGTTCCAGGTGGACACCGACTCGCTCTCGTCGCCCTATCGGCCGCTGGTGCGCGGCGAGGTGTCGCGCCCGCAGGTCTTCCTGGTGAGCCTGGGGGGGCTCACGCTCTGTGCCGCCACGTTCTGGTTCATCAACGCCGAGACGGCGCTCTTGTCCGTGGCCGGGGTACTCGGGCTCGCGACCTACACGCCGCTGAAGCGCCGCTGGTGGGGCGGCCCGGCGTGGAACTCGTGGATCGTGGCGCTCTTGCCGCTGCTCGGCTTCCTGTGTGGAGCGCAGACGCTCCGCAGCATGCCCGCGGATCCCTTCCTGCCGTGGCTCGTGGGCAGCGTGTTCTGCTCGTACGCCGTCTTCGTCTTGCTCGGCTACCTCAAGGACGTGAGCGCAGACCGCGCGACCGGCTACGAGACGTTGCCGGTGCGCTTCGGGCGCAGGGCTACCGTCGCGGTCAGCGCCGTGTTCGCCGCCGCTGCGCTGGCCTTCACGAGCCTGCTCTCGCTGCGCGTCTTCGAGCAGCGTCCACCCACGCCCCTGGCCACGCTGCTTGGCGCCGGCCTCGTCTGCCTGGCGCTGGTCTGGCTCGTGCTCGCCCATCTGCGCATGGCGTGCACGGATCGGGACGACCAGGCCCACCCCGCCATTGCCTGCTCGGTCCGCGCGTTCGTCGCGCTGCACGCCGGCGAGGCGGCATGGCTGCGCCCGGAGCTCGCGCTCTTGGGCGTCTTCCTCGTCGTTGGTCTCGAGCTCGCGCTGGCGGCTCGACCTTGCGAGAGCCAGATATGA
- a CDS encoding long-chain fatty acid--CoA ligase, with translation MKSTQSLVHQLAAHASETPDAAAIHGKVDGVWKTLTWAEYFAQVREVAKGLIALGHQPGDCVAVVGANRMEWVLCQFGIMAAKGIPAPGYPTNTVEQFAHILRNSRSKIAIADTKALVSQYRAAIALDPSQVQVEHLVAMLDGEDDGAMSLTALRDKGRAEPDTELDGRLASLGHDDTCLLIYTSGTTGVAKGVMLDHGNLLGMQEMLFNHVPIFRGPERKPYIVVSYLPLCHIAEQIMTNLMSMGAGGEVYFCPDISQVKDHLLEARPTVFVAVPRVWEKFQAALEAKLSAATGIKGALARWARDTELEAMTRELAEKAPVSGLGRALAHKLVLGKVRSALGLDRLVMAGTAAAPISVGTLKFFASLGIAIHEYYGMSETTGILTGCRFGEARFGTVGTPLEGCEVKVADDGEILARGRTMTRGYLRMPAETEELIDAEGWVHTGDLGAFDADGYLKITGRKKDLLITAGGKNVAPAEMEGYINQIRGIAQAVVVGDRMPFLAALLVLDPENLDGLAADAGTQKDSLENMAKDPKVEKHLFAAIEEHCNSKVARYQTIKRIRVLPVAFSVDGGELTPTMKIKRNVIAQKYAAEIESLFASKDELLSAQ, from the coding sequence ATGAAGAGCACCCAGAGCCTGGTTCACCAACTCGCAGCGCACGCTAGTGAGACGCCCGACGCTGCTGCCATCCACGGCAAGGTCGATGGTGTCTGGAAGACGCTCACCTGGGCCGAGTACTTCGCCCAGGTACGCGAGGTAGCCAAGGGCCTCATCGCGCTCGGGCACCAACCGGGCGACTGCGTCGCGGTCGTCGGAGCGAACCGGATGGAGTGGGTCCTCTGCCAGTTCGGCATCATGGCCGCCAAGGGGATCCCAGCGCCGGGGTACCCGACCAACACGGTCGAGCAATTCGCGCACATCCTCCGCAACTCGCGCTCGAAGATCGCAATCGCGGACACCAAGGCGCTCGTCAGCCAGTACCGCGCGGCCATCGCGCTCGACCCAAGCCAGGTACAGGTGGAGCACCTGGTCGCCATGCTCGACGGCGAGGACGACGGGGCCATGAGCCTGACCGCGCTCCGTGACAAGGGGCGTGCCGAGCCGGACACCGAGCTCGACGGGCGCCTCGCATCGCTCGGGCACGACGACACCTGCCTGTTGATCTACACGTCGGGGACGACCGGCGTCGCGAAGGGTGTGATGCTCGATCACGGCAATCTCCTCGGGATGCAGGAGATGCTCTTCAACCACGTCCCCATCTTCCGCGGCCCCGAGCGCAAGCCCTACATCGTCGTGAGCTACCTGCCGCTCTGCCACATCGCCGAGCAGATCATGACGAACCTGATGTCGATGGGGGCGGGGGGAGAGGTCTACTTCTGTCCCGACATCTCTCAGGTGAAGGACCACCTGCTCGAGGCCCGCCCGACCGTGTTCGTGGCCGTGCCGCGCGTGTGGGAGAAGTTCCAGGCAGCGCTCGAGGCGAAGCTCTCGGCCGCGACCGGCATCAAGGGCGCGCTCGCCCGCTGGGCTCGGGACACGGAGCTCGAGGCGATGACCCGCGAGCTCGCCGAGAAAGCCCCCGTCTCCGGGCTCGGGCGCGCGCTCGCCCACAAGCTGGTGCTCGGCAAGGTGCGCTCCGCCTTGGGGCTCGACCGCCTGGTCATGGCCGGCACCGCCGCAGCCCCGATCTCGGTGGGGACGCTGAAGTTCTTCGCGTCGCTCGGCATCGCCATCCACGAGTACTACGGGATGAGCGAGACGACGGGGATCCTCACCGGCTGTCGCTTCGGCGAGGCCCGCTTCGGGACGGTGGGTACGCCGCTCGAGGGCTGCGAGGTGAAGGTCGCCGACGACGGGGAAATCCTCGCGCGCGGTCGCACCATGACCCGGGGCTACCTGCGCATGCCCGCGGAGACGGAGGAGCTCATCGACGCGGAGGGCTGGGTCCACACCGGCGATCTCGGGGCCTTCGACGCGGACGGCTACCTGAAGATCACGGGCCGGAAGAAGGACCTGCTCATCACCGCCGGAGGCAAGAACGTCGCGCCGGCCGAGATGGAAGGCTACATCAACCAGATCCGCGGGATTGCGCAGGCCGTGGTCGTCGGCGACCGCATGCCGTTCCTGGCGGCCCTGCTCGTGCTCGACCCCGAGAACCTCGACGGGTTGGCCGCGGACGCCGGCACCCAGAAGGATTCGCTGGAGAACATGGCGAAGGACCCCAAGGTGGAGAAGCACCTGTTCGCCGCCATCGAGGAGCACTGCAACAGCAAGGTCGCGAGGTATCAGACCATCAAGCGCATCCGCGTGCTCCCGGTCGCATTCTCGGTCGACGGCGGCGAGCTGACGCCGACCATGAAGATCAAGCGTAACGTCATCGCCCAGAAGTACGCCGCCGAGATCGAGTCGCTGTTCGCGTCGAAGGACGAGCTGCTCTCGGCGCAATAG
- a CDS encoding sigma 54-interacting transcriptional regulator: MASLSDLDELAALRSIVEGTATETGESFFSALVTNLSRTMGTMGAWIALYSEHNRELVAVSMKMRDEWLDGFSYPVEGTPCQTALDERRTVHIPDRIVDLYRGDPSLRHYGAVSYMGVPLLDVDGAIIGQLAVLDDKPMPPEPRGAAIFQIFANRASAELRRLRAERATREREAQLSQLLGSAMDAIVVLDDDLRIVLVNSAAARAFELDEASCPGRAFRELVEGESADLLRKQASALVVSSGKDQSSWIAGGLRARSAGGRPFHAEATLSHYRAGGRGFFTLILRDVEERIAAEERIRSLTRETELLRRELGSLRTFDPILGSSKALLDSLAQVGNVAATDATVLLLGETGTGKELFAEAIHAGSKRADRPVVRVNCGAIPANLIESELFGHEKGAFTGAIQRRDGRFTLADGGTLFLDEIGELPLELQPKLLRVLQTGELEPVGSAKTIKVDVRIIAATHRDLRESVKRGTFREDLFYRLDVFPISIPPLRERRDDIPVLAQAFAEKFAKKLGRRLAPLSAPVLERLQAYPWPGNVRELENVVERGVILSTRGVFEIDRALPSTAPPSDLRGESSPALPDRILTADELLELERANIQRALEAAAWKVAGPSGAAALLGMNASTLSSRMRALGIRRPGKA; the protein is encoded by the coding sequence GTCGAAGGGACGGCCACCGAAACCGGAGAGAGCTTCTTCTCCGCGCTCGTCACGAACCTGAGCCGCACCATGGGGACCATGGGCGCCTGGATCGCCCTGTACTCGGAGCACAATCGCGAGCTCGTGGCCGTCTCGATGAAGATGCGCGACGAGTGGCTCGACGGCTTCTCCTATCCGGTCGAGGGCACGCCCTGCCAGACCGCGCTCGACGAGCGCCGCACGGTCCACATTCCGGACCGAATCGTGGACCTCTACCGCGGTGACCCGTCGCTCCGGCACTACGGAGCCGTGAGCTACATGGGTGTGCCGCTGCTGGACGTCGACGGGGCCATCATCGGACAGCTCGCCGTGCTCGACGACAAGCCCATGCCGCCGGAGCCGCGCGGGGCCGCGATTTTCCAGATCTTCGCCAACCGCGCCTCTGCCGAGCTCCGGCGCCTGCGCGCCGAGAGAGCCACCCGGGAGCGCGAGGCCCAGCTCAGCCAGCTGCTCGGGAGCGCCATGGACGCCATCGTGGTCCTCGACGACGACCTCCGCATCGTGCTCGTGAACTCCGCTGCCGCCCGCGCGTTCGAGCTGGACGAGGCGTCGTGCCCCGGTCGGGCCTTCCGCGAGCTCGTGGAGGGCGAATCCGCCGACTTGTTGCGCAAGCAAGCCTCCGCGCTGGTCGTCTCGAGTGGAAAGGACCAGAGCTCGTGGATCGCCGGCGGCCTGCGCGCGCGAAGCGCCGGCGGTCGCCCCTTCCATGCCGAGGCCACGCTCTCTCACTATCGCGCCGGCGGTCGCGGGTTCTTCACGCTGATCCTGCGCGACGTCGAGGAGCGCATCGCGGCAGAGGAGCGCATCCGTTCGCTCACCCGCGAGACCGAGCTGTTGCGCCGCGAGCTCGGCTCGCTCCGGACCTTCGACCCGATCCTGGGGTCGTCCAAGGCGCTGCTCGACTCGCTGGCGCAGGTGGGGAACGTGGCGGCGACGGACGCGACCGTGTTGCTCCTGGGTGAGACCGGAACCGGCAAGGAGCTGTTCGCCGAGGCCATCCATGCCGGGAGCAAGCGAGCCGACCGCCCGGTGGTGCGCGTCAACTGTGGCGCGATCCCCGCCAACCTCATCGAGAGCGAGCTGTTCGGTCACGAGAAAGGCGCGTTCACGGGCGCGATCCAGCGGCGCGATGGCCGCTTCACGCTCGCGGACGGCGGCACGCTGTTTCTGGACGAGATCGGCGAGCTGCCCCTGGAGCTCCAGCCCAAGCTCTTGCGCGTGCTGCAGACCGGTGAGCTCGAGCCCGTCGGCAGCGCGAAGACCATCAAGGTCGACGTGCGCATCATCGCCGCGACGCATCGCGACCTCCGCGAGAGCGTGAAGCGGGGGACGTTCCGCGAAGACCTCTTCTACCGACTCGACGTCTTCCCGATCTCCATCCCGCCGCTGCGCGAGCGCCGCGACGACATCCCGGTGCTCGCGCAGGCCTTCGCGGAGAAGTTCGCCAAGAAGCTGGGGCGCAGGCTCGCCCCGCTCTCCGCGCCCGTCCTCGAGCGTCTCCAGGCCTATCCGTGGCCTGGAAACGTGCGGGAGCTGGAGAACGTGGTCGAGCGCGGCGTCATCCTGTCGACGCGCGGGGTGTTCGAAATCGACCGCGCGCTCCCGAGCACGGCGCCGCCCTCCGACCTGCGGGGCGAATCGTCGCCAGCGCTCCCCGACCGGATCCTCACGGCCGACGAGCTGTTGGAGCTCGAGCGCGCGAACATCCAGCGCGCGCTCGAAGCCGCCGCTTGGAAGGTCGCGGGCCCGAGCGGAGCTGCGGCGCTCCTCGGCATGAATGCCTCGACTCTGAGCTCGCGCATGCGAGCTCTCGGCATCCGTCGTCCCGGGAAGGCGTGA